In Chaetodon trifascialis isolate fChaTrf1 chromosome 4, fChaTrf1.hap1, whole genome shotgun sequence, one DNA window encodes the following:
- the fam43a gene encoding protein FAM43A, which yields MLPWKKNKFDLIEEDKQSKQKGYAVSLNYSALTSFAKSCPESALNRVGSMFKSKRKKVKITSEDPTYTVLYLGNATTIQSKGDGCTDVAVSKIWGKSEMGKNGTKMRLTISSQGIRMVHVDDKARRPGHLYLLHRITYCVADPRLPKIFAWIYRHEMKHKAVMLRCHAVLVSKPEKAKAMALLLYQTSATALAEFKRLKRRDDARHQQQQLIGEQTIPLVPLRKLLNGQCYYKPPVERSRSAPKLGSITEDLVGEEEEEKAMHFECEDILDTEDDCVANGKQELTQIINDLGEMSIGNDVQTLKADLRVTRLLSGESTGSESSIESNQEPPLLTNGFEEVKVQEIA from the coding sequence ATGCTGCCTTGGAAGAAGAATAAGTTCGACCTGATTGAGGAAGACAAGCAGTCCAAGCAGAAGGGCTATGCGGTGAGTCTCAACTACTCTGCGCTCACCTCCTTCGCCAAGTCCTGCCCAGAGAGCGCACTCAACAGGGTGGGCAGCATGTTCAagtcaaagaggaaaaaggtgAAGATCACCAGCGAGGACCCCACATATACGGTGCTCTACCTGGGGAATGCCACCACCATCCAGTCCAAAGGGGACGGCTGCACGGACGTGGCGGTGAGCAAGATTTGGGGCAAAAGCGAAATGGGTAAGAATGGCACCAAGATGAGGCTGACCATCAGCTCGCAGGGCATCCGAATGGTCCATGTGGACGACAAGGCCAGAAGGCCCGGACACTTGTACTTGCTGCACCGGATAACCTACTGCGTCGCGGACCCGAGGCTACCCAAGATTTTCGCCTGGATTTACAGGCACGAAATGAAGCACAAAGCCGTGATGCTGCGCTGTCACGCAGTGCTGGTGTCCAAGCCGGAGAAGGCAAAGGCCATGGCGCTGCTGCTGTACCAGACCTCGGCCACGGCCTTGGCTGAGTTTAAAAGACTGAAACGGAGGGACGATGCCaggcaccagcagcagcagctcatagGGGAACAAACCATACCGTTGGTCCCTCTCAGGAAGCTTCTGAACGGACAGTGTTACTACAAACCCCCGGTGGAGCGCAGCCGGAGCGCGCCCAAGCTGGGCTCGATCACGGAGGACTTGGtcggggaggaggaggaggagaaagccaTGCACTTTGAGTGTGAGGACATTCTGGACACGGAAGATGATTGTGTTGCCAACGGTAAACAGGAGTTGACTCAGATTATTAATGACTTGGGAGAGATGAGCATAGGAAACGACGTGCAGACTCTGAAAGCTGATCTCAGAGTCACCAGACTCCTCTCGGGAGAGAGTACGGGGAGCGAATCATCCATAGAGAGCAACCAGGAGCCCCCTCTGCTCACGAATGGGTTTGAAGAGGTAAAGGTGCAGGAAATTGCCTGA